Within the Chrysemys picta bellii isolate R12L10 chromosome 17, ASM1138683v2, whole genome shotgun sequence genome, the region GGGGACAGACAACCCCATCCCACTTGGTAAGcagtgggcggggctgggagccaggactcctgggttctctccctggctctgggaggggagtggggtctagtggttagagcagggggaggaggggctgggagccaggactcctgggttccccatccctttcacttggctgtctctccccagcagtaGGATCTGTCCCCCAGGAGTCGGGGCCCCCAGAAGcagcctccaccccttcccagacCCACTGCCCCTTCATGGAGTCGGAGGTGTGGGGCGGACGGAGCCGGATCGTTCAGCGCGCCGGGCCAGAGGTGCAGGAGGATGTGAAGGTCTACAGGGCAGGTGAGGACTGCTCTGACCTGGtcggagaacccaggagtcctggttcccagcccctcccctgctctaaccactagaccccactcccctctcagagcccgggagagaacccaggtgtcctggctcccagccccccctgctctaacccactcaCCCCCCATCTCTGTACCCCTCCAGACCCCCTCAGCTCTCTGCTCCTCGAGGTCCAGTCCAGCCTCCGGAAGAAATTCCTGGGCCGTGACGGGCTGGGGCCCGATGCCcgctcctccccacccacctgctccAGGACAACATGCCAGGTGAGGCCTGATATCGggtgacatagaatcatagaatatcagggtgggaagggacctcaggaggtatctagtcccaccccctgctcaaagcaggaccaaccccaactcaatcatcccagccagggctttgtcaagccgggccttaaaaacctccaaggaaggagattccaccacctccctagggaacccaccattccagtgcttcaccaccctccgagtgaaccaacctagacctcccccactgcaacgtgagaccatcgctccttgttctgtcatctgccaccactgagaacagccgagctccatcctctttggaacccccctcaggtagttgaaggctgctatcaaatcatagattcatagattcatagactttaaggtcagaagggaccattatgatcatctggtctgaccccctgcacgaggtcagaagggaccattatgatcatctggtctgaccccctgcacgctgcaggccataaaaccgtccctaccccttccctggactctgctgctgaagtccccaatcctgttattagtgacctcaatcggcagagaccctcctgctagagatccctgccccatgctgcggaggaaggcgaaaaccctccagaggctcagccaatctgccctggaggaaaattccttcccgaccccaaatgtggcgatcagtaagaccccgagcatataggcaagagtctccagcctgaccccttttagtcattatgctatttacccaccattgcttggctttccttgactactatgttttaccattaaaccattccctccataaacttatctaacttaatcttaaaaccagacaggtccgtcgcccccaccgtttccctcggtaggccgttccaatatttcacccctctgacggtcagaaaccttcgtctaatttcaagcctgaacttccccacggccagtttatatccattcgttctcgtatccacgttagtactaagctggaataattcatctccctcccttgtattaatccctctaatatatttaaagatagcaatcatatcccccctcagccttcgctttgtcagactaaacaacccaagctcctctagtctcctttcgtacgacagcttttccattcctctgatcatcctagtggcccttctctgcacccgttccagtttgagttcatcNNNNNNNNNNNNNNNNNNNNNNNNNNNNNNNNNNNNNNNNNNNNNNNNNNNNNNNNNNNNNNNNNNNNNNNNNNNNNNNNNNNNNNNNNNNNNNNNNNNNNNNNNNNNNNNNNNNNNNNNNNNNNNNNNNNNNNNNNNNNNNNNNNNNNNNNNNNNNNNNNNNNNNNNNNNNNNNNNNNNNNNNNNNNNNNNNNNNNNNNNNNNNNNNNNNNNNNNNNNNNNNNNNNNNNNNNNNNNNNNNNNNNNNNNNNNNNNNNNNNNNNNNNNNNNNNNNNNNNNNNNNNNNNNNNNNNNNNNNNNNNNNNNNNNNNNNNNNNNNNNNNNNNNNNNNNNNNNNNNNNNNNNNNNNNNNNNNNNNNNNNNNNNNNNNNNNNNNNNNNNNNNNNNNNNNNNNNNNNNNNNNNNNNNNNNNNNNNNNNNNNNNNNNNNNNNNNNNNNNNNNNNNNNNNNNNNNNNNNNNNNNNNNNNNNNNNNNNNNNNNNNNNNNNNNNNNNNNNNNNGGAGGCCAGGAAGGGAGAGAGCgggtccctctccccccagagggAGCAGGTCTGGAGGGGCCTCTCGGAACCAGCCCTGGGCCctggctggtgcccagcaagGAGCGCCTCTCACGGGCCCTGAGGGgcgtctgcatgggggaggcagaggaCGACGAAGGGGGCAGCCTGGGGCGGGGCAAAGGCGGAGAGGTGAGAAGGAGGACCTAGTCCAGCCCCGCCCAGCGCAGGATGTTCtcagtgcctgggagagtccacCCACCCCTCATCTGGATGTGCAATGGTACCTTCCATTCTCCTCACCACCCCTTCAACCAGGGCCCAGCTATGTAGTGGTACTCTCCACTCTTGTTCCCCTTCCCATTTTGACTAATGGTACTGTCTAATCTACTCAGAGTGGTACCTGCcatttcttccccccctccccccatcagctaTGCAGTGGTATAATCCTCTCCTGTCCCCTACCCTCTGGGTTGTGAAATGGTACCTTCCATTCGTCTTGTGTGTGTCTCCCCCCCCTGCCATTCAATGAATGGTactttcctctctcccctcccccattcacaaTCTGCACTGATACCTTCTACTCTGCTGGTAACCTTCCCCCCCACTAGTCTGTGCAATGGTGCTGTCCACTAGTGCCCTCTTTGCAATGGTATTGTCCACTGGTAATTTTGCATACCCCATGTCAGGATTGCAATGGTATTGTCCACTCTACCTTGCCAACACTCTTCACAGAGCCACACATGGACTGACCCATTCCATGGAGGGGGAGGAAATTGAGCTAATCCATTccatcgtgggggggggggagagcctcTTCCTGCATAGAGCAATGTCCGATGGACTGATCCATAGGGGGTGGGAGCCACCACATGTGGCTTGATCCACTCCATCGATGGGGGAGTGTGTGAATGGGCCGATCCATTCCACCAAAAGGAGGGTGAGTGCTCTAGCACAGCTCAAAGACACACGCAGACTGATCCATTCCATGGGGGGGCGGAATGGACCCAACCATTCCCTTGAGGTGGGAGAATCACCAAGGGCCAAACCATTTCATGGAGCAGGGAGAAATAGACCAATCCATTACAGGCTCACATGTGGACGGATCCA harbors:
- the LOC135976278 gene encoding 5-aminolevulinate synthase, erythroid-specific, mitochondrial-like isoform X1 translates to MASFLQRCPFLTRDPSVFLLKARPLLVSSAQRCPVMVARTLMGSSPDLQRGTDNPIPLAVGSVPQESGPPEAASTPSQTHCPFMESEVWGGRSRIVQRAGPEVQEDVKVYRADPLSSLLLEVQSSLRKKFLGRDGLGPDARSSPPTCSRTTCQVRPDIG
- the LOC135976278 gene encoding 5-aminolevulinate synthase, erythroid-specific, mitochondrial-like isoform X2; amino-acid sequence: MASFLQRCPFLTRDPSVFLLKARPLLVSSAQRCPVMVARTLMGSSPDLQRGTDNPIPLVGSVPQESGPPEAASTPSQTHCPFMESEVWGGRSRIVQRAGPEVQEDVKVYRADPLSSLLLEVQSSLRKKFLGRDGLGPDARSSPPTCSRTTCQVRPDIG